A window of the Arachis duranensis cultivar V14167 chromosome 5, aradu.V14167.gnm2.J7QH, whole genome shotgun sequence genome harbors these coding sequences:
- the LOC107487323 gene encoding uncharacterized protein LOC107487323 yields MDYVHISDSDLRILDLWSSGQWNLENIYSPLNQSLQSNINSYNPDVQAGSEVGWCWTGAISKVYDAHSGYLWLSKKMFSWEDRGNWLWLWRQHVPEKHKFLAWLCLREALPTAAFRFRRGISHTDSYPRCFSGQESVLHCIRDCPKAQLVWQALGISDQPVDLMSWFLHNSKQRPFRFFSGLWWIWRSRNNEIFHPHDHWTTDKVIGMALSLEKELRNIFELQRLSIPSTISGSWIPPSVGTFKINCDASYPSSGARVGFACVSRDWKGRWQRGCLGTIESRSILQGELFVIWRGFLLAWDSGQRDIICETDCVEAFTIVNNLQDCSGFIDPLVLKIRDIMS; encoded by the coding sequence ATGGATTATGTTCACATTTCTGATTCGGATCTCAGGATCTTGGACCTTTGGTCATCTGGACAGTGGAACCTTGAGAATATCTATTCTCCTCTGAATCAATCTCTGCAGAGCAACATTAACTCTTACAACCCAGATGTTCAAGCTGGTTCAGAGGTCGGTTGGTGTTGGACTGGTGCGATTTCAAAGGTTTATGATGCTCATAGTGGTTATTTGTGGCTCAGTAAGAAGATGTTTAGTTGGGAGGATAGGGGTaattggctttggctttggcgTCAACATGTTCCGGAAAAGCACAAATTTTTGGCCTGGCTATGTCTTCGGGAGGCTCTTCCTACTGCTGCATTTCGTTTTAGGAGGGGCATTTCGCACACAGATAGCTATCCACGATGTTTCTCAGGTCAGGAATCGGTATTACATTGTATTCGGGATTGTCCAAAAGCCCAACTTGTTTGGCAAGCTTTAGGGATCTCCGATCAACCAGTGGATTTGATGAGTTGGTTCTTACATAATAGCAAACAGCGCCCCTTTAGATTCTTTTCTGGTCTCTGGTGGATTTGGCGTTCGAGGAATAACGAGATCTTTCATCCTCACGACCATTggaccacagacaaggtgattGGTATGGCTTTGTCCTTGGAAAAGGAGCTccgaaatatttttgagttgcaACGACTGTCTATCCCCTCAACCATTAGTGGCTCTTGGATTCCCCCCTCAGTAGGTacctttaagattaattgtgatgctagctATCCTAGCAGTGGTGCTCGagttggttttgcttgtgttagCAGAGATTGGAAGGGAAGGTGGCAACGAGGCTGTCTGGGAACAATTGAGAGTCGTAGCATTTTGCAAGGAGAGTTGTTTGTTATTTGGAGAGGCTTTCTTTTAGCATGGGACTCGGGACAAAGAGACATTATATGTGAGACAGATTGTGTGGAGGCTTTTACTATTGTCAATAATTTACAAGATTGCTCTGGGTTTATTGATcctttggtgttaaaaattCGAGATATCATGTCTTAG
- the LOC107487528 gene encoding FCS-Like Zinc finger 2 yields MAASNNQRHCFFDEDDSVVDTEPGHSGHNYFQYQHTLVSRTMGYATYYRNPGVRGAPFSLSSPRSAARFYDARFEDHQPHFLHSCFLCKKPLGENRDIFMYRGDTPFCSEECRLEQIEIDEAKEKNRNLSSSMKALRKKEQRKSTSPNRAQDYSFRTGTVAAA; encoded by the exons ATGGCTGCTTCAAATAACCAGAGACATTGTTTCTTTGACGAAGACGATTCTGTGGTTGACACAGAGCCTGGCCATTCAGGTCACAACTACTTCCAATATCAACACACCCTTGTTTCCAGGACTATGGGATACGCTACCTATTACAGAAACCCTGGCGTTAGAGGAGCACCCTTCTCGCTTTCTTCGCCGAGATCTGCCGCCAGATTCTACGATGCAAGATTCGAAGATCACCAACCTCACTTCctccattcttgtttcctctGCAAGAAGCCACTCGGGGAAAACAGAGACATCTTCATGTACAG GGGTGACACTCCTTTCTGTAGCGAAGAGTGCAGGCTAGAACAGATTGAGATAGACGAAGCTAAGGAGAAGAATCGGAACCTTTCTTCTTCCATGAAAGCTTTGAGAAAAAAGGAGCAAAGAAAATCCACATCACCAAACAGGGCTCAAGATTACTCTTTCCGTACAGGAACGGTTGCTGCCGCTTAG